Proteins from one Bacteroidota bacterium genomic window:
- a CDS encoding DUF1858 domain-containing protein gives MQITEKTKVSAILKEYGDIAEVMETFGLKRVGGLGLRKFISKFISVKTAAKVHKVPLDKLLNILNEAVVNNSLERQEKPDSK, from the coding sequence ATGCAAATAACAGAAAAAACAAAAGTATCAGCAATACTCAAAGAGTATGGCGACATCGCTGAAGTAATGGAAACATTCGGCTTAAAAAGAGTTGGTGGATTAGGTTTGCGAAAGTTTATTTCAAAATTTATAAGTGTTAAAACAGCAGCCAAAGTACACAAAGTGCCCCTGGATAAATTACTGAACATTTTGAATGAAGCAGTGGTGAATAATAGTCTTGAGAGGCAAGAAAAACCTGATTCAAAATAA